In bacterium, the genomic stretch TCCGAGTAGCTCGACTGGTAGGTCCTCTCTTCTGATTTCGTCGGTTTCGGTCACCACCAGAGCCCGCTCGACCATGTTCTCGAGCTCCCGGATATTGCCTGGCCAGGGATACCACACGAGTGCCTGAAGGGCGTCGTCAGCGATCCGGCGAACATCCTTCCCGATCTTCTTGCTGTACTTGGCCATGAAGTATCTCGTCAGCAGGGGAATGTCCTCACGCCGGTCCCTCAGCGGAGGCAAATCGATCCGAATTACATTCAGCCGATAATAGAGGTCCTCCCTGAAGTGTTTCTCCCGGATCGCCTCCTCAAGGTTTCTGTTCGAGGCCGCGATGATCCTCACGTTGACCTGGCACGGCTGCGTGCCCCCGACCTTGAGAAACGCGCCATCCTGGAGGACCCGCAGCAACTTGACTTGCAGATTGCCGCTCATGGCCTCGGCCTCGTCCAAGAACATGGTGCCGCTGTCGGCCGCCTCGAAGAGCCCCTTCTTGTCGGCACCTGCGCCAGTGAATGCGCCCTTGACGTAGCCGAAGAGCTCCGACTCCAGCAGGGCTTCGGGAAGCGCCGCGCAGTTGACCGCGACGAAGGGCCGGTCTTTGCGGATGCTGTTGAAGTGGATGGCCCGCGCGATCAACTCCTTGCCGGTGCCGCTCTCGCCGTAGACCAGAATGCTCGTAGGCACGTCAGTAACCTTCCGCACGAGACTGAGGATGCCGGTCATTTTCGGGCTGTTGGCGATGATCCCCTCGAAATTGAAGTAGCGACTCCTGGCATCCGCTTCTTTCCTTACGGTTTCGTAGATCCGGGCGTTCTCGATGGCAAGACCGATCGGCTGCGTCGCCGCCCTGAGAATATCGAGAAGTTCACGGTCAAGATTGTAGGGGGTATGCGTGATGACACAGAGCACACCCACCACCTTGCCCCTGGCGAGGATGGGCAGGCCGGCGTAGAACTCCATGCCTTCCTTCTTCAGCACGCCGCGGGTGAATCGCGGGTCTATCGTCGGGGCAGAACGGAGCGGGGGCCTGTATCGGTATTACATCCGGAAATCCTGACTCGATGTGCGGCCTCCCGGAACCGGCGCGTTTCCGATCCCGGATGGCCCCAGTGCTTCACCTGGCACCGCCATGCCTATGGCTCCCGCGGCGGCCTGCGCGGCAGCGCGAATTTCTCCATCCGGTAGAGGAGCAGGTGACGGGGGACTTTGAGCAGCTGCGCCGCCCGACTCTGGTTCCAGCCGCTGCGGCGCAACGCCTCGAGGACCAGGGCCTTCTCGGCTTCCTCCAGCGAGACCCCCTCCTCTGGGAACGTGAACGAGAATCCGCCGGCCTCCAGGCCCGGCGCGGCCGGGCGCGGCGCGCGGATCTTCTCCGGCAGATCCTCGAGGCGGATGACGTCGGCCTCGCCGAGCACCAGCAGCCGTTCGACGGCGTTCTCCAGCTCGCGCACGTTGCCCTTCCAGGCGTGGCGCTTGAGGGCGTCCATCGCCTCGCGGCTCACCTTGACCTTCCTGCCGCCGCCGAGGGACCGCAGGAAGTGCGCGACCAGCAGCGGGATGTCTTCCGGTCGCTCGCGCAGGCTCGGGAGGTGGATCGGCACCACTGCCAGCCTGTAGTACAGATCCTCGCGAAACCGTCCCTCGGCGACGTCGCCCTCGAGGTCGCGGTTGGTGGCGGCGATCACGCGGGCCTCGAAGCGGATCACCCCGGTGCCTCCCACCGGCGTGAACTCGCGCTCCTGCAACGCCCGCAGCAGCTTCGCCTGGAGATCGACGGGGAGTTCGGCGATCTCGTCCAGCAGCAGCGTGCCGCCCCCCGCCTCTTCGAAACGGCCCTTCTTGTCGCGCACGGCTCCGGTGAAGGCGCCCTTCTTGTGGCCGAACAGTTCGCTCTCGAGCAGCTCACGGGGGATCGCCGCGCAGTTGACGGCGACGAACGGCCGGTCGGCCCGGGCGCTCCTGAAGTGGATGGCCTTGGCCACGAGTTCCTTGCCCGTGCCGCTTTCCCCGGTGATCAGGACCGAGGAATCGGAGTCCGCGACCTTTTCGATCAGTCGGAAGACCTTCTGCAGCAGCGGCGAGTCGCCGACGATGTTCTCGAAGCCGTACTTCTTCTGCACCTCGCGCCGCAGACGCGCGTTGTCGTGCTCCAGGCTCTTGAGCCGCAGCGCCTTGCGGACGGCGAGGACGAGCTCGTCGCGGTTGAAGGGCTTGGTGACGTACTCGAAGGCCCCGGCCTTCATCGCCTCGACGGCCATCTCGATGGTGCCGAACGCGGTGATGACGATGACCGGGGTCTCGGGGGCGGCCTGC encodes the following:
- a CDS encoding sigma 54-interacting transcriptional regulator; translated protein: MDPRFTRGVLKKEGMEFYAGLPILARGKVVGVLCVITHTPYNLDRELLDILRAATQPIGLAIENARIYETVRKEADARSRYFNFEGIIANSPKMTGILSLVRKVTDVPTSILVYGESGTGKELIARAIHFNSIRKDRPFVAVNCAALPEALLESELFGYVKGAFTGAGADKKGLFEAADSGTMFLDEAEAMSGNLQVKLLRVLQDGAFLKVGGTQPCQVNVRIIAASNRNLEEAIREKHFREDLYYRLNVIRIDLPPLRDRREDIPLLTRYFMAKYSKKIGKDVRRIADDALQALVWYPWPGNIRELENMVERALVVTETDEIRREDLPVELLGIAEVEHRDLTLKSVEKDHISRVLKLTGGNKKQAARELGVNAATLWRKLKLFQESR
- a CDS encoding sigma-54 dependent transcriptional regulator produces the protein MPEKILVVDDDASLRRILEYNLAKEGYAVLTAESGEQALAALETERVDLLLTDIKMPGMDGMDLLRRVRQAAPETPVIVITAFGTIEMAVEAMKAGAFEYVTKPFNRDELVLAVRKALRLKSLEHDNARLRREVQKKYGFENIVGDSPLLQKVFRLIEKVADSDSSVLITGESGTGKELVAKAIHFRSARADRPFVAVNCAAIPRELLESELFGHKKGAFTGAVRDKKGRFEEAGGGTLLLDEIAELPVDLQAKLLRALQEREFTPVGGTGVIRFEARVIAATNRDLEGDVAEGRFREDLYYRLAVVPIHLPSLRERPEDIPLLVAHFLRSLGGGRKVKVSREAMDALKRHAWKGNVRELENAVERLLVLGEADVIRLEDLPEKIRAPRPAAPGLEAGGFSFTFPEEGVSLEEAEKALVLEALRRSGWNQSRAAQLLKVPRHLLLYRMEKFALPRRPPREP